One Halalkalicoccus sp. CG83 DNA segment encodes these proteins:
- a CDS encoding tripartite tricarboxylate transporter TctB family protein encodes MTGISVYMFVESFTFHPDAANFPQIMSSSVIIFGILLLFKNYLPEAIQKYLMQEQTIDVGSVGDDEIEEDLEETGEKLKGSAEALDRPIHPSLFTTIVTILYLVSSYLFGLFWMTPIVVVGYLVWFKQPWWKIGVVTAVSIIAVYGFIELLNMRFFSGVL; translated from the coding sequence GTGACGGGAATAAGCGTGTATATGTTCGTTGAATCATTCACTTTTCATCCAGATGCCGCTAACTTTCCTCAAATAATGTCGAGTAGTGTTATAATTTTCGGCATATTATTGCTATTCAAGAACTATCTTCCGGAAGCTATTCAGAAATATTTGATGCAGGAACAGACAATCGACGTGGGGTCAGTCGGGGATGACGAGATCGAAGAAGATCTTGAAGAAACCGGTGAGAAACTCAAAGGAAGTGCGGAGGCCTTAGATCGGCCAATTCATCCCTCACTTTTTACCACTATTGTAACAATTTTGTATCTAGTTAGCTCGTACCTATTTGGCCTGTTCTGGATGACCCCCATCGTTGTCGTTGGATACCTCGTTTGGTTCAAGCAACCGTGGTGGAAGATCGGTGTTGTGACCGCAGTCTCGATCATCGCCGTGTACGGGTTTATTGAGCTCCTGAATATGAGATTCTTCAGTGGAGTGTTGTAA
- a CDS encoding LLM class flavin-dependent oxidoreductase: MQLGVGLPSFASRTHAIPPDRFRRYARLAEEYRFAGAWVIEHMVKPPSYATSLLDPLTTLSVVAGETKTLPVGTSVMLLPLRNPVLVAKRAATLQHLSGRQLTLGMGTGYVEAEFNAVGVPMAERSSRYREGIELIRRLFDENRVTFDGEFFSVENLQLEPNLGQPPRILAGGGGVDTAEGRQVLDSVKKRLLHADGWIAAPRSPEILKADWSHFASYLESKEIDPDAMDKVALQYLHLVPSEDPEKVRRTQQNVYDRVIGADRSVDHATANWLTGTVDEVKETLEAYESQGFDEVILHPMSTNPAELDRQLQLYQQFLLPEYP, encoded by the coding sequence ATGCAACTCGGGGTCGGCCTACCATCGTTTGCCAGCAGGACGCACGCTATTCCACCGGACCGGTTCCGGCGGTACGCACGACTTGCTGAAGAGTACCGATTCGCCGGCGCATGGGTGATTGAACATATGGTTAAACCACCGTCCTACGCCACATCTCTTCTCGATCCATTAACAACCCTATCAGTCGTTGCAGGGGAAACAAAGACCCTGCCAGTCGGTACAAGCGTCATGCTGTTACCCCTTCGAAACCCAGTCTTGGTCGCAAAACGAGCTGCGACGCTTCAGCACCTCTCGGGTCGACAGCTCACGTTAGGAATGGGAACAGGATACGTCGAGGCAGAATTCAACGCAGTTGGAGTACCGATGGCTGAACGGTCTTCCCGCTACCGCGAGGGGATTGAATTGATTCGGCGGTTGTTCGACGAGAACAGGGTCACGTTCGATGGAGAATTCTTCTCCGTAGAAAATCTACAGCTTGAACCAAATCTTGGGCAACCGCCACGGATTCTCGCGGGCGGTGGCGGCGTCGACACCGCTGAGGGTCGCCAAGTGCTTGATAGTGTAAAAAAGAGGTTGCTTCATGCCGATGGATGGATTGCAGCCCCACGCTCTCCGGAAATCCTCAAAGCAGATTGGAGTCATTTCGCATCGTACCTCGAATCAAAGGAGATTGACCCAGACGCTATGGACAAAGTCGCCCTCCAGTATCTCCATCTTGTTCCTAGTGAGGACCCTGAAAAGGTACGCCGAACCCAACAAAACGTCTACGATCGGGTGATCGGTGCAGACCGGTCCGTAGACCACGCAACGGCGAACTGGTTAACCGGAACCGTTGATGAGGTGAAAGAGACACTTGAAGCGTATGAATCGCAGGGATTTGACGAAGTCATATTACATCCAATGAGTACAAATCCTGCCGAACTCGACCGTCAACTTCAGTTGTATCAACAGTTTTTACTCCCTGAGTACCCCTAG
- a CDS encoding SDR family NAD(P)-dependent oxidoreductase, with amino-acid sequence MDFSGKTALVTGSSQNIGRAIAIGMAERGADVGITARSNIEGCEETAQQVEATGSDAAVALADLADPTDIEEMVTYVREELGPIDILVNNATYRPIKPFLDVELEDIDRVQDVNFRGLFLTTQHVVPDMLDNAGGAIVNLIGAMVYLGRPSHTHSYGTKMAIEGLVRQLATELGPSGIRVNGLSPGLIDVGREQTAEWQQIEEKVIEATALRRLGTVEEMADVCCFLASDHASFVTGQVLHANGGTYPIPNLLPTE; translated from the coding sequence ATGGATTTCAGTGGTAAAACTGCGCTCGTGACCGGATCAAGTCAGAACATTGGGCGTGCAATCGCGATAGGAATGGCTGAGCGGGGGGCAGATGTGGGCATCACTGCTCGGAGCAACATCGAGGGATGCGAGGAGACCGCACAACAGGTAGAAGCCACGGGATCGGACGCAGCTGTTGCACTTGCCGACCTGGCAGATCCAACGGATATCGAGGAGATGGTCACCTATGTTCGCGAAGAACTCGGACCAATAGATATCCTTGTGAACAACGCGACCTACCGGCCGATCAAGCCGTTTCTGGATGTTGAACTCGAAGACATCGACCGGGTTCAGGACGTAAACTTCCGTGGACTCTTCTTGACAACCCAGCACGTGGTGCCCGACATGCTAGACAACGCTGGCGGAGCAATCGTGAACCTCATTGGCGCGATGGTATATCTCGGTCGTCCCAGCCACACACACTCTTACGGAACGAAGATGGCTATCGAAGGGTTGGTCCGACAGTTGGCGACCGAACTAGGCCCGAGTGGGATTCGAGTGAACGGACTCTCTCCAGGATTGATTGATGTCGGACGCGAGCAGACCGCCGAGTGGCAACAAATCGAAGAGAAGGTGATCGAAGCGACTGCCCTCCGACGACTAGGTACAGTCGAAGAGATGGCCGACGTATGCTGTTTCCTCGCGTCAGATCATGCATCGTTCGTCACAGGCCAGGTACTACATGCAAACGGCGGAACCTATCCAATACCGAATCTATTGCCAACTGAGTAA
- a CDS encoding iron-containing alcohol dehydrogenase family protein: protein MLPIQDSFEFDYYGRDIIYGRGRIADIETYLEEKGLNNALVVCGSNVGSNEDLMDPLRAGLGDRLNGVFDETTPNKLIETVYDGIAAMHDTNADVLIGVGGGSSLDIARQMSVFKADGRSLDTFREMAREENFEPPEPMQPLTSLIVVPTTFAGADISTRSVVEVLPAEESPTGQTITGGGSIDPTAMFYDPNLFETTPMGALAGSAMNGFNKGLERIYSNESTPITDATAIRGLQMMHDGLPKLPDDATAMERAVIGIVLVQFERRLSVIHAFAHGYTRRYPVQQGEIHGILVPHVLRYIFENTDGRRELLAEGLGIDPTPLSNLEIAEAIIAEVATVRDSMDLPTRLRDIDILTDADFPETAEYILNDRILPQGPDGLDPTADEIEAVLRDAW, encoded by the coding sequence GTGTTACCAATCCAAGATTCGTTCGAATTTGATTACTATGGTCGAGATATTATTTACGGTCGCGGGCGCATTGCTGACATAGAGACATACCTTGAAGAGAAAGGGCTGAACAATGCTCTTGTTGTCTGCGGATCGAACGTTGGATCAAATGAAGACCTAATGGACCCGCTACGAGCGGGATTGGGCGACCGGCTCAATGGAGTATTCGACGAGACTACACCTAATAAGTTGATAGAGACCGTCTACGACGGAATTGCAGCTATGCACGATACCAATGCTGATGTGCTCATCGGCGTGGGGGGCGGAAGTAGTCTCGATATTGCCCGACAGATGAGCGTATTCAAAGCTGATGGCCGATCATTGGATACATTTCGAGAGATGGCCCGTGAAGAGAACTTCGAACCACCTGAGCCGATGCAGCCACTCACGTCGCTAATTGTTGTCCCCACGACGTTCGCCGGAGCTGATATTTCAACAAGAAGCGTAGTCGAGGTGCTTCCGGCTGAGGAATCTCCAACTGGACAGACAATTACTGGCGGCGGCTCAATAGATCCAACCGCAATGTTCTATGATCCAAACCTCTTCGAGACGACACCCATGGGTGCCCTTGCCGGATCGGCAATGAACGGATTCAACAAGGGTCTTGAACGGATCTATTCGAACGAATCTACGCCGATCACCGATGCCACCGCAATACGTGGACTTCAAATGATGCACGATGGGTTGCCGAAGCTCCCTGATGATGCCACAGCCATGGAACGTGCAGTTATTGGTATCGTGCTGGTCCAATTTGAGCGTCGGCTGTCGGTGATTCACGCATTCGCACACGGATATACACGGCGGTATCCTGTCCAGCAGGGAGAAATTCACGGCATCTTAGTCCCACACGTCCTTCGATATATTTTCGAAAACACTGACGGTCGGCGAGAACTACTCGCTGAGGGACTCGGTATTGACCCCACACCACTATCAAATTTAGAGATCGCCGAAGCAATTATCGCGGAAGTTGCCACCGTCCGTGATTCCATGGATCTACCAACACGCCTCCGCGATATCGATATACTTACTGATGCCGACTTCCCGGAAACTGCAGAGTATATCTTGAATGATCGGATCCTGCCACAAGGGCCAGACGGGCTTGATCCAACAGCTGACGAAATCGAAGCAGTGCTTCGCGATGCTTGGTAA
- a CDS encoding Bug family tripartite tricarboxylate transporter substrate binding protein, with amino-acid sequence MVGINRRRALTMISGAAFTGLAGCGGLGGGGEDFPTRDIRTIVPYGPGGGVDAYAQGYTPAVSDELGVNIEIDHIEGAAGLRGLGELAGADPDGYTIGQASPPAEVLPALLEDPGFDQRELTGIARVGYSSLTGIVNADHGIESYTDLVDAYQSGEFSQCAGLGEGGQQHAAALTARDKHGLDFDSYVAYGGTGQVEEAVVSNEVPFGFGTDAGFLSAVESDSAYPVAILSAEPSGVFPDWPTVTDEGFEDISFIGVLHRMWMAPPDTPDDIQQTLQDAFETAYNSDHVQQWSEDTGNAITFDEGEEAEQMITTMYEEIPANVDMEELAGN; translated from the coding sequence ATGGTTGGTATTAACAGACGTAGAGCTCTTACCATGATCAGCGGAGCTGCATTTACGGGATTAGCTGGTTGCGGTGGTCTTGGTGGTGGTGGCGAGGACTTTCCGACACGGGATATTCGAACCATCGTCCCATACGGACCTGGTGGTGGCGTCGACGCGTACGCTCAAGGTTACACGCCAGCGGTATCGGACGAGCTTGGTGTGAATATTGAAATTGACCACATCGAAGGCGCGGCCGGACTTCGAGGCCTTGGTGAGTTAGCGGGAGCCGACCCGGATGGATACACCATTGGGCAGGCGTCTCCACCAGCGGAAGTCCTTCCAGCGCTGCTTGAGGATCCAGGGTTCGACCAAAGGGAACTCACCGGAATCGCTCGTGTCGGCTACAGTTCCCTCACAGGGATTGTCAATGCTGATCATGGTATCGAGTCGTACACCGATCTAGTCGATGCGTACCAAAGTGGTGAGTTCTCACAGTGTGCCGGTCTTGGAGAGGGCGGACAACAGCACGCCGCCGCGCTGACCGCCCGCGATAAACACGGTCTCGATTTTGATTCATACGTCGCCTACGGCGGGACCGGCCAGGTCGAGGAAGCCGTCGTGAGCAATGAGGTTCCCTTCGGTTTCGGGACTGACGCTGGATTCCTGTCTGCGGTGGAATCAGACTCTGCGTACCCAGTCGCGATTTTGAGTGCCGAACCGAGCGGGGTCTTCCCTGATTGGCCAACGGTGACTGACGAAGGGTTTGAAGACATCAGCTTCATCGGTGTACTGCACCGAATGTGGATGGCGCCGCCCGATACTCCCGACGATATTCAACAAACCCTCCAGGATGCGTTCGAAACAGCGTACAACAGCGATCATGTTCAGCAGTGGTCGGAGGACACCGGTAACGCCATAACCTTCGACGAGGGTGAAGAAGCCGAACAGATGATAACGACGATGTATGAAGAGATTCCTGCAAACGTCGATATGGAAGAACTAGCCGGTAATTAG
- a CDS encoding tripartite tricarboxylate transporter permease, whose translation MSLSSVGQGLQLVLSWPTIGFVILGVLLGIFIGSLPGLGPDLGMAVMLPLTLPLEGLDAIILLVGIYSGALYGGSISAILINVPGTAASAATTFDGYPLTQQGKALVALTTSASASAIGGFFTVLALFALSPVLIGVVLAFGTPEYFLMAVLGLAMISVIAKGSILKGLFMGAFGFLIATMGVAPMVFQRRYTFDTIALYDGLDFVAILIGLFAISEMFKLANQEGGISGGLELQGKVSDGVRNIITYKFLMLKSAFIGMGVGSIPGAGATVANFLSYAEVVRSVPNPEIPFGEGNIRGLIASEASNNGTVGGSLIPTFSFGIPGSASTAVLLGGLLMHGLQPGPQLFSAQLHVTYSVFFALLLGNILILIIGLGFVSYASHLTRIDTELIIPIVIVLAMAGSFALRRNWLDPLTIVVLGIVGYYMYKNNYSVIAFILGVILGPIAEENFHRSLVLSEGSYAIFVTRPLSLLLVLVTVLVLIGPALNDRIKG comes from the coding sequence ATGTCTCTTTCATCAGTAGGTCAGGGACTGCAACTCGTCCTTAGCTGGCCAACAATAGGTTTTGTCATCTTGGGCGTCTTGCTCGGCATATTCATTGGATCGCTACCGGGGCTCGGACCCGATCTGGGAATGGCAGTTATGTTGCCGCTGACACTCCCACTCGAGGGTCTTGATGCGATTATCCTACTCGTGGGCATCTATAGCGGAGCACTGTATGGTGGAAGCATCTCGGCCATTCTAATTAACGTTCCCGGGACGGCAGCGTCCGCTGCAACGACGTTCGACGGGTATCCGTTGACACAGCAAGGAAAGGCGCTCGTCGCGCTGACGACGTCCGCAAGTGCGTCCGCGATTGGCGGGTTCTTCACCGTCCTCGCACTCTTTGCGCTGTCCCCGGTTTTGATTGGCGTCGTACTGGCGTTCGGAACTCCCGAGTACTTCCTCATGGCCGTTCTGGGTCTCGCGATGATCTCAGTCATCGCGAAAGGGTCAATATTGAAAGGGTTGTTTATGGGTGCCTTCGGGTTCCTGATCGCCACTATGGGTGTTGCACCGATGGTTTTTCAGCGACGCTACACCTTCGACACTATTGCCCTATATGATGGGCTTGATTTCGTCGCTATACTCATTGGACTGTTCGCTATCTCCGAGATGTTCAAGCTGGCGAACCAGGAAGGGGGTATCTCGGGTGGACTTGAGTTACAGGGGAAAGTATCCGATGGCGTTCGGAATATTATCACCTACAAATTTCTCATGCTCAAATCTGCATTCATCGGAATGGGTGTCGGCTCAATTCCAGGAGCGGGTGCGACCGTAGCGAACTTCCTCTCGTACGCAGAGGTTGTTCGAAGTGTTCCCAATCCAGAGATCCCATTCGGAGAGGGAAACATCCGAGGACTCATTGCGTCCGAGGCATCGAATAACGGGACCGTCGGTGGGTCGTTGATACCAACCTTCTCGTTTGGTATTCCGGGAAGTGCATCGACTGCGGTTCTGCTCGGTGGACTATTGATGCACGGTCTGCAGCCTGGGCCACAGTTGTTCTCCGCACAGTTACACGTCACCTATAGCGTATTCTTCGCACTCCTACTTGGAAACATTTTGATACTTATTATTGGACTGGGATTTGTCTCCTACGCTAGTCACCTAACGAGGATTGACACAGAACTGATTATTCCGATCGTCATCGTCCTTGCGATGGCTGGGAGTTTCGCGCTGCGAAGAAACTGGCTTGATCCCCTGACTATTGTTGTTCTGGGGATCGTCGGCTACTATATGTACAAGAACAATTACTCCGTCATTGCATTCATTCTCGGGGTAATCCTCGGTCCGATCGCAGAGGAAAACTTCCACCGGAGTCTCGTGCTCTCGGAGGGGTCATACGCCATCTTCGTCACGCGGCCACTTTCTCTTTTACTGGTGCTCGTGACGGTACTTGTGCTTATTGGGCCAGCTCTCAATGACCGAATCAAGGGCTGA
- a CDS encoding aconitate hydratase, translating into MANTPQTLTESILADHLVSGSLKPNTDISISVDQVLLQDVLGPLVWMEFEALEFDKVQPNLVVTYADHQVYEFDQRDTATHRYLRTVAQHHGGYYSKAGNGICHQVHRERFIKPGCTLLGSDSHSTTAGGFGAFGIGAGGLDVAVSMGGEPYTFEMPNRVNVQLVGELDKWVSAKDVTLELLRRLSVEGGVGSVIEFTGPGIKTLSVPERCTITNMTTELGATTSLFPSDERTRRHLARLGREGDYQPLTADEGAEYDESIKVDLSDIVPLIAAPSMPDNVVPVAEVAGTEADQVIVGSCTNGSYTDIATVADIIAGESVAAETDMVVIPASKRASELIAREGKIADLYAAGVNLSESTCGACIGQGHVPASGTVSLRTFNRNFKGRSGNEEDAVYLCSPEVAAVSAVYGEITDPRTTGLKPPDITLPNDMTGSNVDILSPDANVEVQRGETIGHVPLREPLTSDLSGTLLLKVGDNISTDHIMPATAEVMSLWSDPQAAADYTLARIDEQFSDRARAADGGWIVAGENYGQGSSRENAALEPAVLGVNGVLAQSFARIHVANLFNFGVIPLTFENPAIYEEIQEGDSLEIIDDVAMGITNGQELFTMEVNNDWQFEVRLKGSEQERVVLAGGGKLQYLKQQHTD; encoded by the coding sequence ATGGCTAACACCCCTCAGACACTCACAGAATCTATTCTCGCAGACCATCTCGTTAGTGGATCGCTCAAACCGAATACGGATATTAGTATCAGCGTTGACCAAGTGCTACTTCAAGATGTACTTGGGCCGCTAGTTTGGATGGAATTCGAGGCATTAGAGTTTGATAAGGTTCAACCTAACCTTGTTGTAACCTATGCTGACCATCAAGTATATGAATTTGATCAACGAGACACGGCCACGCACCGGTACCTCCGGACGGTGGCACAACACCATGGTGGGTATTACTCAAAGGCTGGCAACGGTATTTGTCACCAAGTTCATCGAGAACGATTCATCAAGCCAGGATGCACGTTGCTTGGTAGCGACTCCCATTCGACGACTGCCGGTGGATTCGGTGCCTTCGGTATCGGGGCTGGTGGTCTTGATGTCGCCGTCTCAATGGGCGGGGAACCGTATACCTTTGAAATGCCGAATCGTGTTAACGTTCAGTTGGTTGGTGAACTCGATAAGTGGGTCTCAGCAAAGGACGTAACTCTTGAACTCTTGCGTCGACTCTCCGTTGAAGGGGGCGTTGGTTCAGTTATCGAATTTACTGGCCCTGGCATAAAAACTCTCTCAGTCCCTGAGCGATGCACTATCACGAATATGACGACTGAACTCGGTGCGACTACTAGTTTGTTCCCGAGTGATGAGCGCACGCGGCGACATCTCGCCCGGCTTGGTCGCGAAGGGGACTATCAGCCCTTGACAGCCGATGAGGGAGCAGAATACGATGAAAGTATTAAAGTAGACTTATCTGATATCGTTCCCTTGATTGCTGCGCCATCAATGCCTGACAACGTCGTCCCGGTCGCGGAGGTTGCCGGTACTGAGGCTGATCAGGTGATCGTCGGCTCTTGTACAAACGGCTCCTACACAGATATCGCCACAGTCGCGGATATCATTGCAGGGGAATCTGTTGCCGCTGAGACAGATATGGTCGTCATTCCAGCATCTAAACGAGCGTCTGAGCTCATAGCTAGGGAGGGCAAGATTGCGGATCTCTATGCTGCAGGTGTAAACCTCTCAGAAAGTACCTGCGGTGCGTGCATTGGCCAGGGACATGTACCTGCATCTGGTACTGTGAGTCTCCGCACGTTTAACCGCAATTTCAAGGGCCGATCTGGTAATGAAGAAGACGCTGTCTACCTCTGTTCGCCAGAAGTGGCAGCAGTGAGTGCTGTTTATGGCGAGATCACTGATCCACGCACGACCGGCCTTAAGCCGCCTGATATCACGCTACCAAATGATATGACTGGTTCAAATGTTGATATTCTCTCCCCAGACGCGAATGTTGAGGTTCAGCGCGGTGAAACTATTGGTCATGTACCACTACGAGAGCCGCTCACGAGCGACCTCTCTGGTACGCTGCTGCTAAAGGTAGGTGACAATATCTCAACTGATCATATTATGCCTGCGACAGCCGAAGTTATGTCTCTTTGGTCAGATCCGCAGGCTGCTGCGGACTATACTCTAGCACGTATCGATGAACAGTTCTCTGATCGAGCGCGCGCCGCTGATGGCGGTTGGATCGTCGCAGGTGAGAACTACGGCCAAGGATCTAGTCGAGAGAACGCAGCACTTGAACCCGCCGTACTCGGCGTCAATGGGGTGCTAGCACAGAGTTTTGCACGAATCCATGTTGCCAATCTCTTCAATTTCGGCGTGATACCACTGACCTTCGAAAATCCCGCCATCTATGAGGAGATTCAGGAAGGAGATTCACTTGAGATCATCGACGATGTTGCGATGGGTATCACGAATGGACAGGAGCTCTTCACAATGGAAGTGAACAATGATTGGCAATTTGAGGTTCGATTGAAAGGATCTGAACAAGAACGCGTCGTGCTGGCTGGAGGTGGAAAACTTCAGTATCTCAAACAACAGCACACTGACTAA
- a CDS encoding universal stress protein — MVILAPVDNSEKAENVLKEAAALARAFDERVHVLHVLSRSDFVDLERTNVNQTGNVLDINEVKETAKEIAEVAAASLDIDGETVGVMGNPKDEILQYATENNVRYIVLGPRKRSPAGKAIFGSVTQSVLLNSKCPVVVVTHDGNK; from the coding sequence ATGGTAATCCTTGCACCAGTCGACAATTCAGAGAAAGCTGAAAATGTCCTCAAGGAAGCAGCCGCTTTAGCGAGGGCGTTCGACGAGCGAGTCCATGTACTCCACGTACTCAGTCGTTCAGACTTCGTCGATCTCGAACGAACTAACGTCAACCAAACCGGCAACGTGCTCGATATCAACGAGGTGAAGGAGACAGCCAAAGAGATCGCAGAGGTGGCGGCGGCATCACTCGACATTGATGGTGAAACCGTCGGCGTGATGGGCAATCCGAAGGACGAAATTCTGCAATATGCCACCGAAAACAACGTTCGATACATCGTTCTCGGACCACGAAAGCGTTCGCCAGCGGGAAAAGCCATTTTCGGAAGTGTCACCCAATCCGTACTCCTCAATTCAAAGTGTCCCGTCGTTGTAGTGACGCACGATGGAAATAAGTAA
- a CDS encoding LeuA family protein gives MVEFKDLTLREGSQVPGLHISTEMGTQILNHLATLHIDRVEVSFPRAHARESWYRHADDLGLRTAALARAISGDIDAAHAVDPDEIEVIINSSDVQLEHALGKTREEACDILVSNVERALKGGVDVGVTLMDAIRADNDFLVTTARAAIDTGAKHITLADTTGAGIPKEVYETISVVTDEIGTEGGIAIHTHDDMGIATANAAAGVAAGATSVDATVGGIGERAGNAPLEEIAVLLAERGDDPELALDELVPICQQIHETLNIDISPGKPIIGDRAYRHESGMHTAAILQEPSTYEPFDPASYGGQRELLFGTDTGRGAVRALLKDAGIETTDEAITAHLTALKKASEQAGEPLTEDDARRLIRDD, from the coding sequence ATGGTTGAGTTCAAGGACCTCACACTCCGTGAGGGTTCGCAAGTACCAGGACTCCACATTTCGACGGAAATGGGCACACAAATACTAAATCATCTCGCTACACTACATATTGATCGTGTTGAGGTGTCGTTTCCTCGTGCACATGCGCGCGAGTCTTGGTATCGACACGCCGATGATCTTGGACTCCGGACGGCGGCGCTCGCTCGGGCGATATCAGGCGACATAGATGCAGCACACGCTGTTGATCCCGACGAGATCGAGGTCATTATCAATAGCTCTGATGTCCAACTTGAGCACGCACTCGGGAAAACACGTGAAGAGGCCTGCGACATACTCGTTTCAAATGTAGAGCGGGCACTCAAGGGTGGCGTAGACGTAGGCGTGACCTTAATGGACGCAATTCGCGCCGATAACGACTTCCTGGTTACAACCGCTCGCGCTGCCATTGACACAGGCGCTAAGCACATTACACTCGCAGACACAACTGGTGCCGGTATCCCCAAGGAGGTCTACGAAACCATCTCCGTAGTCACAGATGAAATCGGTACGGAGGGTGGGATTGCAATTCACACCCATGACGATATGGGCATAGCGACCGCAAACGCAGCCGCCGGTGTAGCAGCGGGTGCCACAAGCGTCGATGCCACGGTCGGCGGTATCGGCGAACGCGCAGGGAACGCGCCCCTTGAAGAGATCGCAGTATTGCTTGCTGAGCGGGGCGATGACCCTGAACTCGCACTTGACGAACTGGTACCTATTTGTCAGCAGATCCATGAAACACTCAATATTGATATCTCCCCCGGTAAACCGATCATCGGCGATCGTGCTTATCGCCATGAGAGTGGAATGCATACTGCAGCGATTCTTCAAGAACCTAGCACTTACGAACCATTTGATCCTGCAAGTTACGGTGGCCAACGCGAACTCCTCTTTGGGACCGACACAGGACGTGGAGCAGTGCGTGCTCTCCTTAAAGACGCCGGTATTGAAACAACTGACGAAGCTATTACAGCACACCTCACAGCGCTAAAGAAAGCTTCTGAACAGGCAGGCGAACCACTCACTGAGGATGATGCGCGCCGTCTAATTCGAGATGATTGA